In Methanosarcina barkeri MS, a single window of DNA contains:
- a CDS encoding HepT-like ribonuclease domain-containing protein has translation MEAAEEFINGWTFEEFTEDRKTQFAVVRALEIIGEATKNVPFEIREKYPSVPWKDLAGIRDKLIHAYFGVNLKVVWLSVKEGIPEAKPDIKRILDEM, from the coding sequence ATGGAAGCAGCAGAAGAATTTATCAACGGCTGGACATTTGAAGAATTTACCGAAGATCGTAAAACGCAGTTTGCAGTAGTTAGGGCTCTAGAGATCATTGGCGAAGCAACAAAGAATGTCCCATTTGAAATACGTGAAAAATATCCTTCCGTTCCTTGGAAAGATCTGGCAGGGATACGAGACAAATTGATTCATGCTTACTTCGGAGTGAACCTAAAAGTAGTCTGGCTATCCGTTAAAGAGGGTATTCCCGAAGCAAAGCCTGATATCAAACGTATATTGGACGAGATGTAA
- a CDS encoding nucleotidyltransferase family protein has protein sequence MPENRKEADTYIQKLHEMLPELKEKYHVSYLGIFGSYIRGEQKSGSDLDILVEFSKTPTIFKFVNLENYLSDALGIKVDLVMKDALKPNIGKHILSEVEAV, from the coding sequence ATGCCGGAAAACCGAAAAGAAGCTGACACTTACATCCAGAAACTCCATGAGATGCTCCCTGAGCTTAAAGAAAAGTACCACGTCAGCTACCTGGGAATTTTTGGGTCTTACATAAGGGGGGAGCAAAAATCAGGAAGTGATCTGGACATACTCGTTGAGTTCAGCAAGACTCCTACTATTTTTAAATTTGTCAATCTTGAAAACTACCTTTCGGATGCTCTGGGTATTAAGGTAGACCTTGTTATGAAAGATGCACTGAAGCCGAATATAGGTAAACATATCCTGAGTGAAGTTGAAGCTGTTTGA
- a CDS encoding type II toxin-antitoxin system HicB family antitoxin: MRFKIILEEDEEVGGFIASCPALTGCFSQGDTVEKAIENIKEAIQACLESLAEDELQECIGKPSCRVVDVVA, encoded by the coding sequence ATGCGGTTCAAAATTATCCTTGAGGAAGATGAAGAAGTAGGCGGATTTATTGCCAGTTGCCCGGCTTTAACAGGCTGTTTTTCACAGGGAGATACGGTAGAAAAAGCTATTGAAAATATTAAAGAAGCGATTCAGGCTTGTTTGGAATCTCTGGCGGAAGACGAACTACAGGAATGCATTGGGAAACCTTCCTGCAGAGTAGTTGATGTGGTTGCTTAA
- a CDS encoding type II toxin-antitoxin system HicA family toxin: MSGLPVISGMQAIKAFSKAGWLPHRQVGSHVVLRKEGSKVTLTVPKHKELKPGLLRNLIKASGLTVEEFEALLK; encoded by the coding sequence ATGTCTGGACTTCCTGTAATTTCCGGAATGCAGGCAATTAAAGCTTTTTCTAAAGCTGGCTGGCTCCCTCACCGGCAGGTAGGAAGTCACGTTGTCCTGAGAAAAGAAGGCTCTAAAGTTACGCTGACCGTTCCGAAGCACAAAGAACTGAAACCGGGTCTTTTAAGAAATTTGATAAAAGCTTCAGGACTGACAGTGGAAGAATTTGAAGCTCTTTTGAAGTAA